Proteins from a genomic interval of Leeia speluncae:
- a CDS encoding branched-chain amino acid ABC transporter substrate-binding protein, whose product MFTKSKLVIAVASACAFAGVAHADVVVKLGQVSPMSGQIAHLGKDNEAGAILAIEDANAKKIKIGGQVVKFELVSEDDAADPKTATVVAQKLVDAGVKGVVGHLNSGTSIPASKIYNDAGIPQISPSATNPKYTLQGFKTTFRVVANDVQQGGAMGKFAIQELKAKNVAIIDDRTAYGQGLADEVEKAVKAAGGKVVAREYGTDKTTDWMAILTSVKAKKPDVVLYGGMDATAGPLLQQMKRLGINAGFVVGDGACTPAMIQLAGDGMSKNAYCTEAGVPRSMMPQGKNFEKRFKAKFGKEIQIYAPYEYDAMTAIITAMQQANSTDPKAYLPKLAAIKLSGVTGPIAFDKNGDIKGGAVTVKQFDGKEWKDVKVVR is encoded by the coding sequence ATGTTCACCAAATCTAAACTAGTAATTGCTGTTGCTTCAGCTTGCGCATTCGCAGGCGTTGCTCACGCTGACGTAGTGGTTAAACTAGGTCAAGTGAGCCCAATGAGCGGTCAAATCGCTCACTTGGGTAAAGACAACGAAGCAGGTGCGATTCTAGCTATTGAAGACGCAAACGCTAAAAAAATTAAGATTGGTGGTCAAGTAGTCAAATTCGAATTGGTTTCTGAAGATGACGCTGCAGATCCAAAAACAGCTACTGTGGTTGCTCAGAAGCTAGTAGATGCTGGTGTGAAAGGTGTTGTAGGTCACTTGAACTCTGGTACTTCTATCCCTGCATCTAAAATCTACAACGACGCAGGCATCCCACAGATTTCTCCATCTGCTACCAACCCTAAATACACCTTGCAAGGTTTCAAAACTACCTTCCGCGTAGTAGCGAACGACGTTCAACAAGGTGGCGCGATGGGTAAATTCGCTATTCAAGAATTGAAAGCGAAAAACGTAGCGATTATCGATGACCGCACCGCTTACGGCCAAGGTTTGGCTGACGAAGTGGAAAAAGCAGTGAAAGCTGCTGGTGGTAAAGTGGTTGCTCGTGAATACGGTACCGACAAAACGACCGACTGGATGGCGATTCTGACTTCAGTTAAAGCGAAAAAACCAGACGTAGTATTGTACGGCGGTATGGACGCAACTGCTGGTCCATTATTGCAACAGATGAAACGTCTAGGTATCAACGCTGGTTTCGTGGTGGGTGATGGCGCATGTACACCTGCAATGATCCAACTAGCTGGCGACGGCATGAGCAAAAATGCTTATTGTACAGAAGCTGGTGTTCCTCGTTCTATGATGCCACAAGGCAAAAACTTCGAGAAACGCTTCAAAGCTAAATTCGGTAAAGAAATCCAGATCTACGCTCCGTACGAATACGATGCGATGACTGCAATCATTACCGCTATGCAACAAGCTAACTCTACCGATCCAAAAGCTTACTTGCCTAAACTAGCGGCAATCAAACTGAGCGGTGTAACTGGCCCAATCGCTTTCGATAAGAACGGCGACATCAAAGGTGGCGCAGTGACTGTTAAACAGTTCGACGGCAAAGAGTGGAAAGACGTTAAAGTTGTTCGCTAA
- the murB gene encoding UDP-N-acetylmuramate dehydrogenase: MALHIQENVSLLPFHTFGIPCEAKWLVEVDAVETLSELKAHPTLSSQPWLVLGGGSNLLPTKDYAGLVLRMTAKGKRIIKEDDDHVWIKAEAGENWHDFVQWTLANQWYGLENLSLIPGTVGASPIQNIGAYGVEVKDCFESLTAWHKADDTVITLSNADCQFGYRDSIFKQALKDKAIILSVTFRLNKQPSLKTAYGEIAKELANQHISEPTPRHVADAVIAIRQRKLPDPTQIGNAGSFFKNPVIATDIADEIATRFPNVVRYPAGDGLTKLAAGWLIDQCGWKGKSLGNAGVYEQQALVLVNRGGATGEEVLALSNAIIKSVQDTFGVTLEPEPIIL, translated from the coding sequence ATGGCGCTTCATATTCAGGAAAATGTTTCTCTTCTCCCTTTCCACACCTTTGGTATTCCTTGCGAAGCAAAGTGGTTGGTTGAAGTGGATGCGGTGGAAACGCTGTCTGAATTAAAAGCCCATCCAACCCTCTCAAGCCAACCTTGGTTAGTGTTGGGCGGAGGTAGCAACCTCTTACCCACCAAGGATTATGCAGGGCTAGTGCTACGGATGACCGCAAAAGGCAAGCGGATCATCAAAGAAGACGATGATCACGTTTGGATTAAAGCCGAAGCAGGTGAAAACTGGCATGATTTTGTGCAGTGGACACTCGCAAACCAGTGGTATGGATTAGAAAACCTATCCTTAATTCCTGGCACGGTTGGTGCCTCCCCCATCCAAAATATCGGCGCCTATGGGGTTGAGGTAAAAGACTGCTTTGAGTCGCTAACGGCTTGGCATAAGGCAGATGATACGGTCATTACACTCTCTAATGCCGACTGCCAATTTGGGTATCGCGACAGTATCTTTAAACAAGCACTGAAAGATAAAGCGATTATCTTGTCAGTCACCTTTCGCCTAAACAAACAGCCATCGCTAAAAACGGCGTATGGTGAAATTGCCAAAGAATTAGCCAATCAACACATTTCCGAACCGACGCCGCGCCATGTTGCCGATGCGGTCATTGCCATTCGCCAGCGCAAGCTGCCAGACCCCACTCAAATCGGCAATGCCGGTAGCTTCTTTAAAAACCCGGTTATCGCTACTGATATTGCCGATGAAATTGCCACTCGTTTTCCGAATGTCGTTCGCTACCCTGCAGGGGACGGTCTGACCAAACTGGCAGCAGGCTGGTTAATTGATCAGTGCGGATGGAAAGGGAAATCGCTGGGGAATGCCGGCGTTTACGAGCAACAGGCCTTGGTGCTCGTCAATCGAGGTGGTGCAACTGGTGAAGAGGTTTTGGCGTTATCCAACGCGATTATTAAATCGGTTCAAGACACGTTTGGCGTCACCTTAGAGCCGGAACCGATTATCTTGTAA
- a CDS encoding YciI family protein codes for MLYLVILDYQSPLSVIDQYIPDHLKYLEKHYQAGHFLLSGRQEPRTGGVIMAQASHQDELMAWLAEDPFIIHEVAKARVIAWVPAMKASKIPSFIAPSAKSISNIISE; via the coding sequence ATGCTGTATTTGGTGATTTTGGATTATCAGTCACCTTTATCTGTGATTGACCAATATATTCCCGACCATCTGAAATATCTCGAAAAGCATTATCAAGCAGGCCACTTTTTACTATCTGGCCGGCAAGAACCTCGCACTGGTGGCGTGATCATGGCTCAGGCTAGTCATCAAGATGAGTTAATGGCTTGGCTTGCCGAAGATCCGTTTATCATTCATGAAGTCGCGAAGGCGAGAGTGATTGCGTGGGTGCCGGCAATGAAGGCAAGTAAAATTCCTTCGTTCATTGCGCCAAGCGCGAAGTCCATCTCAAACATCATTTCTGAATAA
- a CDS encoding MATE family efflux transporter, giving the protein MKNIAQTKFYSEAKSLSKLAWPIIIAQVAGMLMGVIDTVMAGQVSANDLAAVSLGTGVWVILFFSSLGVVSAVGPMVAHAFGAKEYKEVTNLSHHGIFLSFCLGIPVALILFFGHPILTWTGAAPETVAITDLFMKGIAIGTPFGLMFRSLGFYSSSVSQTRPVMVLGILGLLLNIPLNLVFIYGYFGVPAMGGAGCGWASGLIMIISALVMSLYTLKSKKYAQFRPFASHWHVNWSIFGQMCKLGLPTGGAYLVEVSAFSGTTLLVAPLGAASIGGHQIMLNLSALTFMLPMGVGLAMSVRIGQQLGAGQPKAARYSSKVGLLMGIFCGLCSCTLMLTMGKSIIALYSPDQTVQMVASTLLVFAASFQVFDAIQVCAASALRGYKISSLPLIAMVIAFWCFALPFGCWIGLHPDWLNFSSDWAPLGVKGLWISLVLGLGIAATILLIALNKVSKNTIADAANP; this is encoded by the coding sequence GTGAAAAATATTGCGCAAACCAAATTCTATTCCGAGGCCAAATCGCTCAGTAAATTGGCATGGCCGATCATTATTGCCCAAGTAGCTGGCATGCTAATGGGGGTGATTGATACCGTCATGGCAGGACAAGTTAGCGCGAATGATTTAGCGGCCGTCTCTCTTGGTACGGGTGTGTGGGTTATTTTATTTTTCTCCTCCCTTGGTGTCGTGAGCGCGGTTGGCCCGATGGTGGCACACGCCTTTGGTGCCAAAGAATATAAAGAGGTAACCAACCTCTCTCATCACGGCATTTTTCTTTCTTTTTGCTTAGGGATTCCAGTCGCGCTGATTCTCTTCTTTGGTCACCCCATTCTGACATGGACGGGCGCGGCCCCTGAAACAGTAGCAATTACCGATTTATTCATGAAGGGCATTGCCATTGGCACGCCTTTTGGACTGATGTTTCGTTCGTTGGGTTTTTACTCTTCTTCTGTCTCTCAAACGCGTCCGGTCATGGTGCTGGGCATTTTGGGACTGCTACTGAATATTCCGCTTAACCTTGTGTTTATCTACGGTTACTTTGGTGTACCAGCTATGGGTGGTGCGGGTTGTGGTTGGGCCAGTGGTCTCATCATGATTATTTCTGCGCTGGTGATGTCTCTCTATACGCTGAAATCCAAGAAATATGCACAGTTCCGCCCTTTTGCCTCGCATTGGCATGTCAATTGGTCCATTTTTGGGCAAATGTGCAAACTAGGTTTGCCAACTGGCGGCGCGTATTTAGTGGAAGTATCTGCTTTTTCTGGGACGACCTTGTTGGTGGCGCCGTTAGGTGCAGCTAGCATTGGCGGACACCAAATTATGCTCAACCTGAGCGCATTAACCTTTATGCTCCCGATGGGAGTCGGCCTTGCCATGAGTGTCCGGATTGGTCAGCAATTAGGCGCCGGGCAACCGAAAGCTGCTCGTTACAGTAGTAAAGTCGGTTTACTCATGGGTATTTTCTGCGGTTTGTGCTCTTGTACATTGATGCTGACCATGGGCAAGTCGATCATTGCGCTTTATAGCCCGGATCAGACCGTGCAAATGGTGGCGTCTACCTTACTAGTGTTTGCAGCTAGTTTCCAAGTGTTTGATGCGATCCAAGTCTGTGCGGCATCGGCACTTCGCGGCTATAAAATCAGTAGCTTGCCGTTAATTGCCATGGTCATTGCCTTTTGGTGCTTCGCCTTACCATTTGGTTGCTGGATTGGCTTACACCCCGATTGGTTGAATTTTTCTAGCGACTGGGCACCACTGGGTGTGAAAGGGTTATGGATATCCTTAGTATTGGGGCTTGGCATTGCAGCCACCATTTTGCTCATTGCCTTAAATAAAGTAAGTAAGAACACCATCGCAGATGCTGCGAATCCATGA
- a CDS encoding branched-chain amino acid ABC transporter substrate-binding protein yields the protein MLANNKFALAVIAAAVAGVAHADVVVKLGQASPLSGQIAHIGKDDEAGALLAIEDANKKKIKIGGQVVKFELVSEDDAADPRTATVVAQKLVDAGVKGVVGHQGSGTSIPASRIYSDAGIPQISPSATNPKYTMQGFKTTFRVVANDVQQGTAMGKFATQTLKAKNVAIIDDRTAYGQGLADEIEKAVKAAGGKVVAREYGTDKTTDWMAVLTSVKAKKADAVLYGGMDATAGPMLQQMRRLGMMMPYITGDGACGPTMIKLSGSGMTKDTYCTEAGLPRSQMPKGKDFEARFKARFKMDIQNYSPYAYDAMTAIITAMQEANSTDAKVFLPKLAAIKMSGVTGQIQFDPKGDIKGGAVTVKQFENGNWKDLKVVR from the coding sequence ATGTTGGCGAACAATAAATTTGCATTAGCAGTAATCGCTGCCGCCGTTGCTGGTGTAGCACACGCAGATGTAGTGGTGAAACTTGGTCAGGCTAGCCCATTGAGCGGCCAGATTGCGCACATCGGTAAAGATGACGAAGCTGGTGCATTGCTTGCGATTGAAGATGCAAACAAGAAAAAGATCAAAATTGGTGGTCAGGTTGTTAAGTTTGAACTCGTTTCAGAAGATGACGCTGCTGATCCACGTACCGCAACGGTGGTTGCTCAGAAGCTAGTCGACGCGGGTGTAAAAGGCGTGGTGGGTCACCAAGGCTCTGGTACTTCTATCCCTGCTTCTCGTATTTATAGCGATGCGGGTATTCCTCAGATTTCTCCATCTGCAACTAACCCTAAGTACACCATGCAAGGTTTCAAAACCACCTTCCGCGTGGTAGCGAACGATGTTCAACAAGGTACGGCAATGGGTAAGTTTGCAACACAAACCCTAAAAGCAAAAAACGTTGCGATTATTGATGACCGCACTGCTTATGGCCAGGGCTTGGCAGACGAAATTGAAAAAGCGGTAAAAGCAGCAGGCGGTAAAGTGGTTGCCCGCGAATACGGTACCGACAAAACGACCGACTGGATGGCGGTGTTGACCTCTGTGAAAGCGAAAAAGGCGGACGCAGTACTTTACGGCGGTATGGATGCAACTGCAGGCCCTATGCTTCAGCAAATGCGTCGTTTAGGTATGATGATGCCGTACATCACGGGTGATGGCGCTTGTGGCCCTACCATGATCAAACTATCTGGCAGCGGGATGACCAAAGATACTTACTGTACCGAAGCGGGTTTGCCACGTAGCCAAATGCCAAAAGGTAAGGATTTTGAAGCGCGCTTTAAAGCTCGTTTCAAAATGGACATCCAGAATTACTCTCCGTACGCTTATGATGCGATGACCGCGATCATTACTGCGATGCAAGAAGCAAATTCTACCGATGCGAAAGTGTTCTTGCCTAAACTAGCGGCAATCAAAATGAGTGGTGTAACTGGCCAGATTCAATTTGATCCAAAAGGCGACATTAAAGGTGGTGCAGTGACCGTTAAGCAGTTTGAAAACGGCAACTGGAAAGACTTGAAAGTAGTTCGCTAA
- a CDS encoding VHL beta domain-containing protein: protein MKNLTVVLTFLFGLVLSANALAKCPNESRFHSVEGKVQTSIRFVNDSEETVNVYWLDYQGKRVFYQTLAAGMSYEQPTYVSHPWVVEGYSCKGIFFPDAQARQVVIEDTKGDGVN, encoded by the coding sequence ATGAAAAATCTAACTGTAGTACTGACCTTCCTTTTTGGCTTGGTTTTGTCGGCAAATGCATTGGCAAAATGCCCGAATGAATCGCGTTTTCACTCCGTTGAAGGGAAAGTGCAAACCAGCATACGGTTTGTGAACGATTCTGAAGAGACAGTGAATGTGTATTGGTTAGACTATCAAGGCAAACGAGTGTTTTATCAGACGCTCGCGGCGGGGATGTCTTATGAGCAGCCCACTTATGTGTCGCACCCTTGGGTGGTGGAAGGGTATAGCTGCAAAGGTATCTTCTTTCCAGATGCGCAGGCTCGCCAAGTGGTGATTGAAGACACCAAGGGTGATGGGGTAAATTAA